Proteins encoded within one genomic window of Candidatus Thermodiscus eudorianus:
- a CDS encoding RidA family protein, with the protein MEENSRIEGIFTDKAPRPVGPYSQAVKAGCFIFISGQIPIDPSTGELIKEDFQRAVHRVLDNLKAIVEASGASLDNVVKVTVYLRDITRFPEFNKIYSEYFTGVKPARVVVGVKDLPLDSDLEIEAIAYVC; encoded by the coding sequence TTGGAGGAGAACAGTAGAATAGAGGGTATCTTCACCGACAAGGCTCCCAGGCCCGTTGGACCTTATAGCCAAGCGGTGAAAGCCGGGTGCTTCATATTCATATCTGGCCAGATCCCCATCGACCCCTCGACGGGAGAGTTGATCAAGGAAGACTTCCAGAGAGCCGTGCATAGGGTTCTAGATAACCTTAAGGCGATAGTAGAGGCTTCCGGGGCCTCGCTAGATAACGTGGTAAAGGTCACCGTATATCTCCGCGACATTACGAGATTCCCCGAGTTCAACAAGATATACTCCGAGTACTTTACAGGGGTGAAACCCGCTAGGGTAGTCGTAGGAGTGAAGGACCTACCCCTGGACTCCGACCTAGAGATAGAAGCCATAGCATACGTCTGCTGA
- the ilvA gene encoding threonine ammonia-lyase: protein MGDATGLIHDIARRSREASEVIREYIHVTPLEESTTFSKMAEARVLLKYENLQKTGAFKARGALYKVYKIKDEYNGVVAASAGNHAQGVAYAGRIFNLKTIIVMPEGASISKIEATKNYGAEVILAGRVYDETLKVAKKIAEEKGYALIHAFDDPDIIAGQGTIALELLEQMDDFEAVVAPIGGGGLISGLASVLKTYKRDISVYGVEPSAAPKTLYSLKEGRPVTIEPKPTIADGLVVKRLGTITFQIIREAVDGVTLVEEDELAHTIYLLLERGKVLAEGAGAAALAAMIHGKIPAVRNRKSIAVVSGGNIDLTHIYRITLRGLAKAGRLAKITGFVPDAPGQLKTVLEVIASHRGNVIGIFHDRTSQNIPAWSALVSITVEVPGRDAIKLIIDELRRSGYEFWLSD from the coding sequence TTGGGAGACGCTACCGGGCTAATACACGATATCGCCAGGCGCAGTAGAGAGGCCAGCGAGGTAATAAGAGAGTATATACACGTGACCCCCCTCGAAGAATCGACCACATTCTCTAAAATGGCCGAAGCAAGGGTACTCTTGAAATACGAGAACCTACAGAAGACTGGCGCTTTCAAAGCAAGAGGAGCACTCTACAAGGTTTACAAGATAAAAGACGAGTACAACGGAGTTGTAGCGGCTAGCGCCGGCAACCATGCACAGGGAGTCGCATACGCGGGGCGCATATTCAACCTCAAAACCATAATTGTCATGCCAGAGGGGGCGAGTATATCCAAGATAGAGGCAACCAAGAACTATGGAGCGGAGGTAATACTAGCTGGGCGCGTCTATGACGAGACGCTTAAGGTCGCCAAGAAGATAGCCGAAGAGAAGGGATACGCCCTAATCCATGCATTCGACGATCCCGACATAATAGCGGGCCAAGGGACCATAGCCCTCGAACTCCTAGAACAGATGGACGATTTCGAAGCCGTGGTAGCTCCTATAGGGGGAGGCGGACTAATCTCAGGGCTCGCATCCGTCCTAAAGACATACAAGCGCGATATCAGCGTTTACGGAGTCGAGCCGTCCGCGGCGCCTAAAACCCTCTACTCGCTAAAGGAGGGCAGGCCAGTCACCATAGAGCCCAAGCCTACGATAGCCGACGGTTTGGTAGTGAAGAGGCTCGGGACAATAACCTTCCAGATTATACGGGAGGCCGTGGACGGGGTGACCCTAGTCGAGGAGGACGAGCTAGCCCACACCATATACCTTCTCCTGGAGCGGGGCAAGGTCCTAGCAGAGGGTGCTGGAGCCGCCGCTCTAGCAGCGATGATACATGGGAAGATCCCCGCTGTGAGGAATAGGAAGTCAATAGCAGTTGTGAGCGGTGGTAACATCGACTTGACCCACATATACAGGATAACCCTGAGGGGCTTGGCCAAGGCTGGCAGGCTAGCCAAGATAACTGGTTTCGTGCCAGACGCTCCGGGCCAGTTGAAGACAGTCCTCGAAGTCATTGCATCGCATCGCGGGAACGTTATAGGGATCTTCCATGATAGGACGAGCCAGAATATACCGGCTTGGTCTGCCCTAGTCTCTATAACAGTCGAGGTCCCAGGCAGGGACGCTATTAAGCTGATAATCGACGAGTTAAGGAGGAGTGGCTATGAGTTCTGGTTGAGCGACTAG